From Erigeron canadensis isolate Cc75 chromosome 8, C_canadensis_v1, whole genome shotgun sequence, one genomic window encodes:
- the LOC122609989 gene encoding protein LONGIFOLIA 1 isoform X1: protein MAAKLLHSLADDNPDLQKQIGCMTGVFQLFDRHQVVAGRRFPGHSPKRLSLPPVAGSPQFDYGAPESESSTSYQRPYVVEKHSNKVIQDKNRASTESSRDSFSSMSRSSSFSSVDYNLNRTAHPESDHTVFPETPSRDSVTRQSCGTQQMNRQSVDLRDVVKDSMYRNKPLAKDEAPEHVMNYRESLDALAKFQEASWYYNEPRELSRSKSYQVRDGSSFSIPNDCPRFSYDGRETNRLSYQSRDNAKKITSKQLEEVPRFSLDSRESSARSLNSVSKADSLSRNPKTDGPTQSRPPSVVAKLMGLETLPDSDSANKKELGISPIRTSRVEDVNLLSKALKATDHFGPIKMHNSSKSSMREPTSPLWRNSEMKPIPKFPIEPAPWKQRDGARSPKRPVSRVMKSPTRIHSPYSSVYSEVDKRLKHLEFTQSGKDLRALKQILEAMQSMESRKEETESMVRRQPIPTQNEKFSDRQNSRGSNHLRAYESPIVIMKPAKLVERSGMHVEDFANDNTKYFTNNIPKSTRRENAVNTTEVKAGGRHTRNASSLPKQQQLPKENATTSGKSTGSISPRLQQKRPELDRRSRPPTPPVDSNKARKPLTKQVPESTSPGGRRRSKYSNVQQSDDRDREVGGRSKKFTTPNCSEDIDYRQSPSSMQEKSTLILREDESLDPEYPSPISVLDDAVYMDDSPSPVKHMPKTLKDEATQEVKDQWATPDDVISDTLSTGVTSEINRIKLQNIEHLVQKLTRLNSSHNEAQTDYIASLCENAKPDDRYISEILLASGLLLRDLGSSLTTFQFHSSGYPINPELFLVLEQTKFSNVPKHDPATPEKIIRKEKFNRKLIFDTVNEILTGKLALVMPSLEAYSRKRLAKKTLNAQKLLQDLCVEIEQLQVKSKSHEIILEEEDDELKTVLWEEVLNRAESWTDYDGEVPVIALEVERLIFKDLVNEVVLSEAADGKRAKPGRRRRQLFSK from the exons atGGCTGCCAAGCTTTTGCATTCATTGGCAGACGATAATCCTGATCTGCAAAAACAAATAGGATGTATGACTGGTGTTTTTCAGCTCTTTGATCGCCACCAAGTTGTTGCAGGAAGGCGGTTTCCGGGCCATAGTCCTAAGAGGCTCTCCCTTCCTCCAG ttGCAGGTAGTCCACAGTTTGACTACGGAGCACCAGAAAGCGAGTCAAGTACCTCATACCAGAGACCATACGTTGTG GAAAAACATTCAAACAAAGTTATACAAGACAAGAACAGGGCATCAACTGAATCATCTCGAGACTCTTTCTCATCAATGTCTCGGTCATCTTCCTTTTCTTCTGTGGATTATAATCTTAATCGAACAGCTCATCCTGAATCTGACCACACTGTGTTTCCTGAAACTCCTTCAAGGGACTCCGTCACACGCCAATCATGTGGCACTCAACAAATGAATCGTCAAAGTGTTGATCTCCGAGATGTGGTCAAAGATTCTATGTACAGAAATAAACCTTTGGCCAAAGATGAGGCACCCGAGCATGTAATGAACTATAGAGAGTCACTTGATGCTCTTGCTAAATTTCAAGAAGCCAGTTGGTATTATAATGAACCAAGAGAACTTTCTAGATCAAAGTCCTACCAAGTTAGAGATGGGTCGTCATTTTCCATACCAAATGATTGTCCTCGGTTTTCTTATGATGGAAGGGAGACGAACCGGTTATCCTATCAATCACGAGATAATGCAAAAAAAATCACCTCAAAACAACTGGAAGAAGTACCAAGATTTTCTTTGGACAGCAGAGAGAGTTCAGCTCGTAGTCTAAACTCGGTCTCAAAAGCAGATTCACTTTCAAGAAACCCAAAAACTGATGGTCCGACACAGTCACGCCCACCTAGCGTTGTAGCCAAGTTGATGGGTTTGGAAACTCTACCCGATTCTGACTCGgctaataaaaaagaattgggTATAAGCCCAATCAGAACTTCTCGAGTTGAAGATGTTAATCTATTGTCAAAAGCTCTAAAAGCAACGGATCATTTTGGGCCAATCAAAATGCACAATTCCTCAAAAAGCTCTATGAGGGAACCAACATCACCGTTGTGGAGGAATTCTGAAATGAAGCCAATTCCAAAATTCCCAATTGAACCCGCACCATGGAAGCAACGGGATGGTGCTCGGAGTCCTAAGAGGCCGGTTTCTCGTGTTATGAAATCACCAACTAGAATACATAGCCCATATTCTTCTGTTTATAGTGAAGTTGATAAAAGATTGAAGCATCTTGAATTCACACAATCAGGAAAAGATCTCAGAGCTCTTAAACAGATACTAGAGGCAATGCAGTCGATGGAATCCCGAAAGGAAGAAACAGAAAGCATGGTGAGAAGGCAACCCATTCCTACCCAAAATGAAAAATTTTCAGACCGTCAAAACTCTAGGGGTTCAAATCATTTGCGGGCTTATGAGTCCCCCATTGTCATCATGAAACCCGCCAAGCTTGTTGAAAGATCGGGTATGCACGTTGAAGATTTTGCTAATGATAATACAAAATATTTCACAAATAATATTCCTAAAAGTACACGTAGAGAGAATGCTGTCAATACCACTGAGGTCAAAGCAGGAGGAAGACACACAAGGAATGCTTCATCTCTTCCTAAGCAACAACAGTTGCCTAAAGAAAACGCTACAACTTCAGGAAAGAGCACGGGTTCTATCAGCCCGAGATTACAACAAAAGAGGCCTGAGTTAGATAGGAGATCTCGACCCCCCACACCTCCGGTGGATTCTAACAAAGCAAGAAAACCATTAACTAAACAGGTGCCAGAGTCGACTTCCCCTGGTGGAAGAAGAAGGTCAAAGTATTCAAATGTTCAACAAAGTGATGACCGAGACCGTGAGGTCGGTGGCAGATCAAAGAAGTTTACCACTCCTAATTGTTCTGAAGACATTGATTACAGGCAAAGTCCAAGCTCAATGCAAGAG AAATCTACTTTGATTCTGAGGGAGGATGAATCACTTGACCCGGAATATCCAAGTCCAATCTCTGTTCTTGATGATGCTGTCTATATGGACGATTCACCGTCGCCCGTGAAACATATGCCAAAGACATTGAAAG ATGAAGCTACTCAAGAGGTTAAAGATCAATGGGCAACACCAGATGATGTCATTTCTGACACCCTATCAACCGGTGTTACTTCCGAGATTAACCGCATAAAGCTACAAAACATTGAGCATCTGGTGCAGAAACTCACAAGACTCAACTCCAGTCACAATGAAGCACAAACAGATTACATTGCATCTCTCTGTGAAAACGCAAAGCCTGATGACAGGTACATCTCCGAGATACTATTAGCTTCAGGGCTCCTTCTCAGAGATCTCGGGTCAAGCCTTACAACTTTCCAGTTTCACTCTTCGGGTTACCCAATTAACCCTGAGCTATTTTTGGTATTGGAACAAACAAAGTTCAGTAATGTGCCAAAACATGACCCTGCTACCCCTGAAAAGATCATCAGAAAGGAAAAGTTCAACAGGAAGCTTATTTTCGATACTGTTAATGAGATTCTTACTGGGAAGTTGGCTTTAGTGATGCCTTCTCTTGAAGCATATTCAAGAAAGAGATTAGCGAAGAAGACACTGAATGCACAGAAGCTTTTGCAGGATTTGTGTGTGGAGATAGAACAGTTACAAGTGAAGAGCAAGAGCCACGAGATTATTTTAGAGGAGGAAGATGACGAATTGAAAACCGTTTTGTGGGAGGAAGTGTTGAACCGTGCAGAAAGTTGGACAGATTATGACGGTGAAGTGCCAGTTATTGCATTGGAGGTTGAAAGACTGATCTTTAAAGATTTGGTTAATGAAGTTGTTTTGAGTGAGGCTGCTGATGGCAAGCGAGCAAAGCCTGGAAGACGTCGCAGACAGTTGTTCTCAAAGTAG
- the LOC122609989 gene encoding protein LONGIFOLIA 1 isoform X2 encodes MAAKLLHSLADDNPDLQKQIGCMTGVFQLFDRHQVVAGRRFPGHSPKRLSLPPGSPQFDYGAPESESSTSYQRPYVVEKHSNKVIQDKNRASTESSRDSFSSMSRSSSFSSVDYNLNRTAHPESDHTVFPETPSRDSVTRQSCGTQQMNRQSVDLRDVVKDSMYRNKPLAKDEAPEHVMNYRESLDALAKFQEASWYYNEPRELSRSKSYQVRDGSSFSIPNDCPRFSYDGRETNRLSYQSRDNAKKITSKQLEEVPRFSLDSRESSARSLNSVSKADSLSRNPKTDGPTQSRPPSVVAKLMGLETLPDSDSANKKELGISPIRTSRVEDVNLLSKALKATDHFGPIKMHNSSKSSMREPTSPLWRNSEMKPIPKFPIEPAPWKQRDGARSPKRPVSRVMKSPTRIHSPYSSVYSEVDKRLKHLEFTQSGKDLRALKQILEAMQSMESRKEETESMVRRQPIPTQNEKFSDRQNSRGSNHLRAYESPIVIMKPAKLVERSGMHVEDFANDNTKYFTNNIPKSTRRENAVNTTEVKAGGRHTRNASSLPKQQQLPKENATTSGKSTGSISPRLQQKRPELDRRSRPPTPPVDSNKARKPLTKQVPESTSPGGRRRSKYSNVQQSDDRDREVGGRSKKFTTPNCSEDIDYRQSPSSMQEKSTLILREDESLDPEYPSPISVLDDAVYMDDSPSPVKHMPKTLKDEATQEVKDQWATPDDVISDTLSTGVTSEINRIKLQNIEHLVQKLTRLNSSHNEAQTDYIASLCENAKPDDRYISEILLASGLLLRDLGSSLTTFQFHSSGYPINPELFLVLEQTKFSNVPKHDPATPEKIIRKEKFNRKLIFDTVNEILTGKLALVMPSLEAYSRKRLAKKTLNAQKLLQDLCVEIEQLQVKSKSHEIILEEEDDELKTVLWEEVLNRAESWTDYDGEVPVIALEVERLIFKDLVNEVVLSEAADGKRAKPGRRRRQLFSK; translated from the exons atGGCTGCCAAGCTTTTGCATTCATTGGCAGACGATAATCCTGATCTGCAAAAACAAATAGGATGTATGACTGGTGTTTTTCAGCTCTTTGATCGCCACCAAGTTGTTGCAGGAAGGCGGTTTCCGGGCCATAGTCCTAAGAGGCTCTCCCTTCCTCCAG GTAGTCCACAGTTTGACTACGGAGCACCAGAAAGCGAGTCAAGTACCTCATACCAGAGACCATACGTTGTG GAAAAACATTCAAACAAAGTTATACAAGACAAGAACAGGGCATCAACTGAATCATCTCGAGACTCTTTCTCATCAATGTCTCGGTCATCTTCCTTTTCTTCTGTGGATTATAATCTTAATCGAACAGCTCATCCTGAATCTGACCACACTGTGTTTCCTGAAACTCCTTCAAGGGACTCCGTCACACGCCAATCATGTGGCACTCAACAAATGAATCGTCAAAGTGTTGATCTCCGAGATGTGGTCAAAGATTCTATGTACAGAAATAAACCTTTGGCCAAAGATGAGGCACCCGAGCATGTAATGAACTATAGAGAGTCACTTGATGCTCTTGCTAAATTTCAAGAAGCCAGTTGGTATTATAATGAACCAAGAGAACTTTCTAGATCAAAGTCCTACCAAGTTAGAGATGGGTCGTCATTTTCCATACCAAATGATTGTCCTCGGTTTTCTTATGATGGAAGGGAGACGAACCGGTTATCCTATCAATCACGAGATAATGCAAAAAAAATCACCTCAAAACAACTGGAAGAAGTACCAAGATTTTCTTTGGACAGCAGAGAGAGTTCAGCTCGTAGTCTAAACTCGGTCTCAAAAGCAGATTCACTTTCAAGAAACCCAAAAACTGATGGTCCGACACAGTCACGCCCACCTAGCGTTGTAGCCAAGTTGATGGGTTTGGAAACTCTACCCGATTCTGACTCGgctaataaaaaagaattgggTATAAGCCCAATCAGAACTTCTCGAGTTGAAGATGTTAATCTATTGTCAAAAGCTCTAAAAGCAACGGATCATTTTGGGCCAATCAAAATGCACAATTCCTCAAAAAGCTCTATGAGGGAACCAACATCACCGTTGTGGAGGAATTCTGAAATGAAGCCAATTCCAAAATTCCCAATTGAACCCGCACCATGGAAGCAACGGGATGGTGCTCGGAGTCCTAAGAGGCCGGTTTCTCGTGTTATGAAATCACCAACTAGAATACATAGCCCATATTCTTCTGTTTATAGTGAAGTTGATAAAAGATTGAAGCATCTTGAATTCACACAATCAGGAAAAGATCTCAGAGCTCTTAAACAGATACTAGAGGCAATGCAGTCGATGGAATCCCGAAAGGAAGAAACAGAAAGCATGGTGAGAAGGCAACCCATTCCTACCCAAAATGAAAAATTTTCAGACCGTCAAAACTCTAGGGGTTCAAATCATTTGCGGGCTTATGAGTCCCCCATTGTCATCATGAAACCCGCCAAGCTTGTTGAAAGATCGGGTATGCACGTTGAAGATTTTGCTAATGATAATACAAAATATTTCACAAATAATATTCCTAAAAGTACACGTAGAGAGAATGCTGTCAATACCACTGAGGTCAAAGCAGGAGGAAGACACACAAGGAATGCTTCATCTCTTCCTAAGCAACAACAGTTGCCTAAAGAAAACGCTACAACTTCAGGAAAGAGCACGGGTTCTATCAGCCCGAGATTACAACAAAAGAGGCCTGAGTTAGATAGGAGATCTCGACCCCCCACACCTCCGGTGGATTCTAACAAAGCAAGAAAACCATTAACTAAACAGGTGCCAGAGTCGACTTCCCCTGGTGGAAGAAGAAGGTCAAAGTATTCAAATGTTCAACAAAGTGATGACCGAGACCGTGAGGTCGGTGGCAGATCAAAGAAGTTTACCACTCCTAATTGTTCTGAAGACATTGATTACAGGCAAAGTCCAAGCTCAATGCAAGAG AAATCTACTTTGATTCTGAGGGAGGATGAATCACTTGACCCGGAATATCCAAGTCCAATCTCTGTTCTTGATGATGCTGTCTATATGGACGATTCACCGTCGCCCGTGAAACATATGCCAAAGACATTGAAAG ATGAAGCTACTCAAGAGGTTAAAGATCAATGGGCAACACCAGATGATGTCATTTCTGACACCCTATCAACCGGTGTTACTTCCGAGATTAACCGCATAAAGCTACAAAACATTGAGCATCTGGTGCAGAAACTCACAAGACTCAACTCCAGTCACAATGAAGCACAAACAGATTACATTGCATCTCTCTGTGAAAACGCAAAGCCTGATGACAGGTACATCTCCGAGATACTATTAGCTTCAGGGCTCCTTCTCAGAGATCTCGGGTCAAGCCTTACAACTTTCCAGTTTCACTCTTCGGGTTACCCAATTAACCCTGAGCTATTTTTGGTATTGGAACAAACAAAGTTCAGTAATGTGCCAAAACATGACCCTGCTACCCCTGAAAAGATCATCAGAAAGGAAAAGTTCAACAGGAAGCTTATTTTCGATACTGTTAATGAGATTCTTACTGGGAAGTTGGCTTTAGTGATGCCTTCTCTTGAAGCATATTCAAGAAAGAGATTAGCGAAGAAGACACTGAATGCACAGAAGCTTTTGCAGGATTTGTGTGTGGAGATAGAACAGTTACAAGTGAAGAGCAAGAGCCACGAGATTATTTTAGAGGAGGAAGATGACGAATTGAAAACCGTTTTGTGGGAGGAAGTGTTGAACCGTGCAGAAAGTTGGACAGATTATGACGGTGAAGTGCCAGTTATTGCATTGGAGGTTGAAAGACTGATCTTTAAAGATTTGGTTAATGAAGTTGTTTTGAGTGAGGCTGCTGATGGCAAGCGAGCAAAGCCTGGAAGACGTCGCAGACAGTTGTTCTCAAAGTAG